One stretch of Leishmania panamensis strain MHOM/PA/94/PSC-1 chromosome 29 sequence DNA includes these proteins:
- a CDS encoding fumarate hydratase, putative (TriTrypDB/GeneDB-style sysID: LpmP.29.1970) — protein sequence MSLCDQCEIGCHRAGIKDIEDAAAVNKDFHFSAIFQPTDPHHHETQFTKIEGSEKYVEEVVVFGREVLKVNPEALTIVAHRAYSDVHHFFRKDHLEGWRRAIDDPESSDNDRYVAMTLLKNACIAAGRVLPSCQDTGTAIVLGKRGELCWTGGEDEKYLSKGVWNAYKYHNLRYSQTAALDMFKECNTGDNLPAQLDLLAVPGSGYEFLFIAKGGGSANKAYLYQETKALLNPKSLRAFIEEKLKTLGTAACPPYHIALVIGGTSAEMTMKTVKLASCRYYDSLPTTGDKHGRAFRDLEWEAVVMEVAQKSGIGAQFGGKYFAHQARVIRLPRHGASCPVGLAVSCSADRQILAKINKNGIYIEQLEENPAQYLPDITTANLSITSVNVDLKRPIDEVRRQLSQYPVGTRVMLNGTLIVARDTAHAKIKEILDSGEPLPDYMKTSPIYYAGPAKTPEGYASGSFGPTTAGRMDSYVDLFQSHGGSHIMLAKGNRSKQVTDACKKHGGFYLGSIGGPAAILAKDSIKEVKCIAFPELGMEAVWKIEVVDFPAFIIVDDKGNDMFSKMLM from the coding sequence ATGTCTCTGTGCGACCAGTGCGAGATTGGGTGCCACCGTGCGGGCATCAAGGACATCGAGGACGCGGCCGCTGTCAACAAGGACTTCCACTTCTCCGCTATCTTCCAGCCCACCGATCCGCATCACCACGAAACCCAGTTCACCAAGATCGAGGGGAGCGAGAAgtacgtggaggaggtggtggtgttcgGACGAGAGGTGCTGAAGGTGAACCCAGAGGCTCTCACTATTGTCGCCCACCGTGCCTACTCGGATGTGCACCACTTCTTCCGCAAGGATCACCTGGAGGGCTGGCGCCGCGCCATTGATGACCCCGAGTCCTCTGACAACGACCGCTACGTCGCcatgacgctgctgaagaaCGCCTGCATTGCGGCAGGTCGCGTACTGCCATCGTGCCAGGATACCGGCACGGCCATCGTGCTCGGCAAGCGTGGTGAGCTCTGCTGGACCGGCGGTGAGGACGAGAAATACCTGTCCAAGGGTGTGTGGAACGCCTACAAATATCACAACCTGCGTTACAGCCAGACGGCCGCACTGGACATGTTCAAAGAGTGCAACACAGGCGACAACCTTCCCGCCCAGCTCGACCTGCTCGCGGTGCCCGGAAGCGGCTACGAGTTCCTCTTCATTGCCAAGGGAGGCGGCTCAGCAAACAAGGCATACCTGTACCAGGAAACCAAGGCACTGCTGAACCCCAAGTCACTGCGTGCCTTCATCGAGGAGAAGCTCAAGACCCTTGGCACGGCCGCCTGCCCGCCCTACCACATCGCCCTCGTCATCGGCGGCACGAGCGCTGAGATGACCATGAAAACAGTGAAGTTAGCCAGCTGCCGCTACTACGACTCTCTCCCGACTACCGGCGACAAGCATGGCCGCGCCTTCCGCGACCTCGAGTGGGAAGCAGTCGTGATGGAGGTGGCACAGAAGAGCGGGATTGGTGCGCAGTTTGGTGGTAAGTACTTCGCCCACCAGGCGCGCGTGATTCGGTTGCCCCGCCACGGCGCCTCCTGCCCAGTAGGCCTTGCGGTGTCCTGCAGCGCAGATCGCCAGATTCTTGCGAAGATCAACAAGAACGGCATTTACATTGAGCAACTGGAGGAAAACCCGGCGCAGTACCTGCCCGACATCACGACAGCAAACCTAAGTATCACAAGCGTGAACGTCGACCTAAAGCGCCCCATTGACGAGGTGCGTCGGCAGCTCAGTCAGTACCCGGTCGGAACCCGTGTGATGCTAAACGGCACCCTCATCGTGGCCCGCGATACGGCTCACGCCAAGATCAAAGAGATTCTAGATAGCGGCGAACCGCTGCCGGACTACATGAAGACGTCGCCAATCTACTACGCTGGGCCCGCCAAGACGCCAGAGGGCTACGCCTCTGGTTCCTTCGGTCCGACAACGGCCGGCCGCATGGACTCCTACGTCGATCTCTTTCAGTcgcacggcggcagccacaTCATGCTCGCCAAGGGCAACCGCAGCAAGCAGGTGACAGACGCGTGCAAGAAGCACGGTGGCTTCTACCTTGGCAGCATCGGCGGTCCAGCGGCCATACTCGCCAAGGACTCGATCAAGGAAGTGAAATGCATCGCCTTCCCGGAACTCGGCATGGAGGCGGTGTGGAAGATCGAGGTTGTGGATTTTCCTGCGTTCATCATCGTCGATGACAAGGGAAACGACATGTTCTCGAAGATGCTTATGTAG
- a CDS encoding hypothetical protein (TriTrypDB/GeneDB-style sysID: LpmP.29.1990), with product MNAATTAVNPSMRSARRDRSPRVVVALTERAKQRHTARLLGRSNELLQATRAFSVWVAAIRERRLQTHLKRCSTMLKYHSLRQGYSRYFMQWLAFTQTRTSESMRSAIRLRQDVPLRSKADFLHLARRYFAKWRLKLRERNQRTVTNVELLEALNKERLRSRMLLKWWSFHNAQTAKHHAIEILERENAILDLQQELQKTAQATKSLRNQLDSALQQQSRLQNDLEATRDDLGASKQQHETEVNELREAMRQAVKLMEGSSSLRLHSLQESDPTAANPCSTSGASTPLPSLLQSSKKLLESARQSKHTAETLLHAVGDTLASLTLVAKMPTPPASLKECVAHLGNRLSEEAREAATIKAQRDELALAAQTTRATLAAASPLLRVDSAADSGGESSREPSLITSPIRCGFNISGRQSALRISGGGRRSGAPAVTFGHSSSAASVVNGATPSLSSRSASPAERSLIDFQKLSRLLIEDAKAVVGAMQVVHQDGRRSTNEVKDLQDAALRAIDALGGRGATNTDFMEKSQESDEDRASRSANIADSLRNLCEDMVVVLVLTSLWSGRGASERVSEALERLWHRTQDLEAAHADYRQQLEQYAMVVHTTVAILRPPPAIQQLTMSQRTAALLARRRTSAPPDDAMATPEQVDVARRIAEKLADKGDRRPTELLELCLQAQQRAAAEQSSVPENELDGLVKSAHEIIAVVVGKTHSRELGVELSLESASQRSRLSRSAALPETSDSAAEAEVSQSRSVDPPTAKVVATTLKAVAAVAAETLRRTDGVADSSLLDALACSWEQVDQLQEQLKALAASEQRNAEGKKRLQMELKEAVQQSKASENIFKQHLDDLEKARGAAERDLHQQVKALQREAAQRAQDCKKLEVELEGLEEDNRAKDLALHAQTEALEKERREHAEKIRRLREEVESLQSQLAAAEVENSLSGEANEVLHRRLVDQQRKQLNYDAAVAEFEGKLRFAHETIETAAAARQELTAQLLAVEEENRTNIAIGVFLRDVLRDCLTRLHHMTRNLGDTAASEPSPRASLTLREAHERPPPILTCDSNPSEYVEYILQLDGNNSTGKQLVQEHLRENVVLHGLRALCVDGGAAGTSEAESRAASAGRSVSFDDADPSTWEVLAELHDRFVILYDRIAQMDKSAAEQRAHLDALTAVNDQLTADVLAGLVELQPWLSVAAVASQEEHHTALSPGANGAGSPPHTPALRAACAEVAQALEAMRKVAALAQPLMEMRSSGSPPRRANISGPLNIPGTDAAATKRLLSLVADVQDMADCLQHLSESVIHGILALGGTPDEAALNTTNGMAHPHNASSPMATAATNGGAAKHHSQIGVQSGCVDSHLLAARLEAICKETGTSVQEVKQLMDAVDGANNASSASSMPGSSRMVRLSDMLPFIRSKMQELQAVKRESEQMLTGLDRAFKDDDDDSISTSMSSTQRSLKPKQKPLPAFQGTPESGLCLMQQEMKSCRKKASRRPGDFASVLQDTKATVRERIGDLQNLCLASRSLLQVLEGRFLKDDKAEQPPRYGEALVALLTTQIEDLKQALPETEEALAGYRSSLLNVTVGTRLHLLCSVVCSLKLERDSLKEDLARHGRQGNMLLNDFSKEAKLLRAEIARLQEEKERLARAKTSASDEVEAQKCNVAELAATLTSFQQERNVLCEALAHSLRGLPGTPYRRVPLVSVQENLLAALTKEQGKPLTVSVEAALRSSDAHQQRLQDILHGSLGELRCGMAVLRTQVENCWDLYGRPMVNAAAQQFMEATEVLALENNMLRPRAIEREKLVRGKAELEAALADAEEARADVVARLERADDENTQLRRALRDAQMAQALTNGDDNEEDKNKWNQRSGQLLRTHSVEWERRMIDGATELTMNAVNSMSGTSMSAVFGSVVEETLRIYAGVRRSVQGIEAAYVASRGKDDHHVQAEVEQRLQELRTLSESANYLSARLPVLYREPYP from the coding sequence ATGAacgcagccaccaccgctgtgaACCCATCGATGAGGAGCGCAAGGCGTGATAGGTCACCgagagtggtggtggcgctcacagagagagcgaagcagagacacacagcGCGATTGCTGGGCCGCAGCAACGAGCTCCTCCAGGCGACCCGAGCTTTCTCGGTGTGGGTGGCCGCCATCCGGGAGCGCAGGCTACAGACTCACTTGAAACGGTGCTCTACGATGCTGAAGTACCACTCCCTTCGTCAGGGATACTCTCGGTATTTCATGCAGTGGCTTGCCTTTACGCAAACGCGAACCTCTGAAAGCATGCGATCGGCCATTCGCCTGCGTCAAgatgtgccgctgcggtcTAAGGCGGACTTTCTCCACCTGGCACGTCGGTACTTCGCCAAGTGGCGCTTAAAGCTGCGGGAGCGCAATCAGCGCACCGTGACCAACGTAGAACTGCTCGAAGCGCTCAACAAGGAGCGACTGCGCAGCCGCATGCTACTCAAGTGGTGGAGTTTCCACAACGCGCAGACAGCAAAGCACCACGCCATCGAGATTTTGGAGCGTGAGAACGCCATTTTGGACCTCCAGCAGGAGTTACAGAAAACAGCGCAGGCGACGAAGAGCCTGCGCAATCAACTTGATTCAGCCCTTCAGCAACAGTCAAGACTGCAGAACGACCTGGAGGCCACCCGCGATGACTTGGGCGCctcgaagcagcagcatgaaACGGAGGTCAACGAGCTGCGTGAGGCGATGCGGCAAGCGGTGAAACTGATGGAGGGGTCCTCAAGTCTGCGTTTGCACTCGCTGCAAGAGTCGGACCCCACTGCAGCAAACCCTTGCAGCACGTCAGGTGCCTCAACCCCACTGCCGTCACTACTGCAGTCTTCCAAAAAACTGCTGGAGAGTGCCCGACAGTCAAAACACACCGCCGAGACCCTACTGCACGCGGTGGGTGACACACTCGCATCCCTCACATTGGTAGCCAAAATGCCCACGCCACCCGCATCGCTCAAAGAGTGCGTCGCGCACCTGGGCAATCGGCTCAGTGAAGAAGCAAGGGAAGCTGCCACCATCAAGGCACAGCGCGATGAGCTAGCGTTGGCAGCCCAAACTACGCGTGCCACCCTGGCAGCGGcatctccgctgctgcgagtggACTCCGCAGCTGATTCCGGCGGGGAATCGAGCCGCGAGCCGTCGCTGATAACCTCACCCATTCGGTGCGGGTTCAACATATCGGGCCGACAGTCTGCGCTTCGCATcagtggcggtggtcggCGCTCCGGCGCGCCGGCTGTGACCTTTGGCCACTCCTCGTCCGCGGCCTCGGTGGTGAATGGGGCGACGCCGTCATTGAGtagccgctccgcctcgccgGCGGAGAGATCTCTCATCGACTTTCAGAAGTTGTCACGGCTACTCATAGAAGATGCCAAGGCTGTAGTTGGAGCCATGCAAGTGGTGCACCAAGACGGTAGGCGATCCACGAACGAGGTGAAAGACTTGCAGGATGCTGCTCTTCGCGCGATCGACGCGCTTGGCGGCCGCGGTGCCACCAACACCGACTTCATGGAGAAGTCGCAGGAGTCTGATGAAGACCGTGCCAGCCGTTCAGCCAACATCGCGGACTCTCTGCGCAACCTCTGCGAGGACATGGTTGTGGTACTAGTGCTTACGTCGCTGTGGTCCGGCAGAGGCGCGTCGGAGCGGGTGAGCGAGGCActggagcggctgtggcACCGCACACAAGATTTGGAGGCTGCCCATGCCGACTATCGACAGCAGCTTGAGCAGTACGCCATGGTGGTGCACACCACCGTTGCCATTCTGCGACCCCCTCCGGCGATCCAGCAGTTGACCATGAGTCAGAGGACTGCGGCACTGTTGGCGCGAAGGCGGACCAGCGCGCCTCCGGACGACGCCATGGCTACACCTGAGCAAGTTGATGTAGCACGCCGTATCGCCGAGAAGCTGGCGGATAAGGGGGATCGAAGGCCTACAGAACTTCTAGAGCTGTGCCTGCAAGCTCAgcaacgagcagcagcggagcagtCTAGCGTGCCGGAGAATGAGTTAGATGGGCTTGTGAAGAGTGCGCACGAAATCATAGCAGTTGTTGTGGGTAAGACCCATAGTAGGGAGCTAGGAGTTGAGCTTTCTCTGGAGTCAGCGTCGCAGAGAAGCCGCCTCAGTAGGTCTGCCGCGCTACCAGAGACGTCCGACTCAGCAGCGGAAGCCGAGGTGTCACAGAGCAGATCCGTAGACCCTCCAACAGCAAAGGTGGTGGCAACAACTCTGAAGGCTGTGGCTGCGGTAGCCGCCGAGACGCTTAGAAGAACTGACGGGGTTGCCGATAGCTCCCTCCTCGACGCCTTGGCGTGTTCGTGGGAGCAGGTGGACCAGCTTCAAGAGCAACTGAAGGCCCTCGCAGCCTCGGAGCAGCGAAAcgcagaggggaagaagcgaCTACAGatggagctgaaggaggcggtgcaacAAAGCAAAGCCAGCGAGAACATTTTCAAGCAGCATCTCGATGATCTCGAAAAGgcccgcggcgccgccgagaGGGATCTGCACCAGCAGGTGAAAGCACTGCAGCGTGAGGCAGCTCAGAGAGCTCAGGACTGCAAGAAGCTGGAGGTGGAACTAGAGGGactggaggaggacaacAGGGCGAAGGATTTGGCGCTGCATGCACAGACGGAGGcactggagaaggagcggcgcGAGCACGCCGAGAAAATACGCAGATTACGTGAAGAGGTAGAGAGCCTGCAAAGCCAGCTAGCCGCGGCCGAGGTAGAAAATTCGTTGAGTGGCGAAGCAAATGAGGTATTGCACCGGCGCCTCGTGGACCAGCAGCGGAAACAGTTGAATTAtgatgccgccgtcgctgagTTTGAGGGGAAACTTCGTTTCGCGCACGAGACCATCgagacggctgctgctgcacgccaAGAGTTGACGGCCCAGCTGTTAGCTGTTGAAGAGGAGAATCGCACAAACATCGCCATCGGTGTGTTTCTGCGCGATGTACTGCGGGACTGCTTGACGCGTCTTCATCACATGACTCGTAATTTGGGTGATACAGCAGCGTCGGAACCGTCGCCGAGAGCATCGCTCACACTTCGGGAGGCACACGAAAGGCCTCCACCGATACTGACCTGCGACAGCAACCCGTCCGAGTACGTGGAGTACATATTGCAACTGGACGGCAACAACTCTACTGGGAAGCAGCTGGTTCAGGAACACCTGCGCGAGAACGTGGTACTGCATGGGTTGCGGGCACTCTGCGTAGatggaggtgcagcaggcacaTCTGAAGCAGAGTCGAGAGCAGCGTCTGCAGGTCGCAGCGTCAGTTTCGACGATGCCGACCCATCCACCTGGGAGGTtctggcagagctgcacgaTCGCTTTGTCATCCTGTACGACCGCATCGCTCAGATGGACAAAAGtgcagcggagcagcgcgcgcatCTTGATGCACTCACCGCTGTCAATGACCAGCTGACAGCAGACGTGTTGGCGGGGCTTGTTGAGCTTCAGCCGTGGTTGTCTGTCGCTGCGGTTGCTTCACAGGAAGAGCACCACACAGCACTGAGCCCGGGCGCAAACGGCGCTGGATCGCCCCCTCACACCCCAGCCTTGCGGGCAGCCtgtgcggaggtggcgcaggcgctggaggcgatgcggAAAGTGGCGGCTCTCGCGCAACCGCTCATGGAAATGCGTTCTTCCGGATCGCCGCCCCGTCGCGCAAATATTAGCGGGCCTCTAAACATTCCAGGCACCGACGCGGCTGCAAcgaagcggctgctgtcgctggtggCAGATGTGCAGGACATGGCGGactgcctgcagcacctgtcGGAGTCCGTCATACACGGCATCCTCGCCCTTGGCGGCACGCCCGATGAGGCGGCACTAAACACGACGAACGGCATggcgcacccacacaacgCGAGTTCGCCCATggccaccgcagcgacgaATGGCGGTGCAGCCAAGCACCACTCACAGATTGGGGTACAGTCCGGGTGTGTAGACAGTCACCTACTCGCCGCCCGTCTGGAGGCAATATGCAAGGAGACGGGCACGTCAGTGCAGGAAGTGAAGCAGCTGATGGACGCTGTGGATGGTGCGAACAATGCCTCCTCCGCAAGCTCGATGCCggggagcagcaggatgGTGAGGCTGAGTGACATGCTGCCATTCATTCGCTCCAAGATGCAGGAGTTGCAAGCGGTGAAGCGGGAATCGGAGCAGATGCTGACCGGGTTGGACCGCGCCTTTAaagatgacgacgatgactCCATCTCCACCTCAATGTCCTCGACCCAGCGCTCGCTGAAGCCGAAGCAAAAACCGCTCCCCGCCTTTCAGGGTACCCCGGAGTCAGGACTGTGTCTCATGCAGCAGGAAATGAAGAGCTGTAGGAAGAAGGCATCGCGGCGCCCTGGCGACTTCGCCAGCGTGCTACAGGACACCAAGGCCACTGTGCGGGAGCGCATCGGCGACTTGCAAAACCTGTGTCTCGCGTCTCGCTCCCTCCTGCAAGTTCTGGAAGGCCGCTTTCTCAAGGACGACAAGGCGGAGCAGCCACCCAGGTATGGAGAGGCGCTGGTGGCCTTGCTGACTACACAGATCGAGGACCTCAAGCAGGCGCTGCcagagacagaggaggcgctCGCGGGCTACCGCAGCAGTCTTCTTAACGTCACCGTCGGCACGCGGCTGCACCTGCTGTGCAGCGTGGTTTGCTCTCTGAAGCTGGAGCGCGACTCGCTAAAAGAAGACCTGGCTCGCCACGGGCGGCAGGGCAATATGCTGTTAAACGATTTCAGCAAAGAGGCCAAGTTGCTTCGCGCCGAGATTGCCCGACTccaggaagagaaggaacgCCTCGCGAGGGCAAAGACCAGCGCATCTGACGAGGTCGAGGCTCAGAAGTGTAACGTGGCGGAgttggcggcgacgctgacATCGTTTCAGCAGGAGCGCAACGTGCTGTGTGAGGCCCTCGCGCACAGCCTGCGCGGCCTACCAGGTACGCCATACCGACGCGTTCCTCTCGTCAGTGTGCAGGAGAATCTGCTCGCTGCCTTGACGAAAGAACAGGGAAAGCCGCTGACGGTATCCGTGGAGGCAGCCCTTCGAAGTTCCGacgcacaccagcagcgcctgcaggacATCCTTCACGGCTCTCTCGGTGAACTGCGCTGCGgcatggcggtgctgcgtaCGCAGGTAGAGAACTGCTGGGACCTCTACGGCCGACCTATGGTGaacgcagcggcgcagcagttTATGGAGGCGACGGAGGTGTTGGCGCTGGAGAACAACATGTTACGTCCGCGTGCAATTGAGCGGGAGAAGCTGGTGCGCGGcaaggcggagctggaggccGCGCTGGCTGATGCTGAAGAAGCTCGTGCGGATGTCGTTGCTCGTCTGGAACGCGCCGATGATGAAAacacgcagctgcggagAGCATTGCGGGATGCGCAGATGGCGCAGGCACTCACAAACGGTGATgacaacgaggaggacaagaaTAAATGGAACCAAAGAAGTGGACAGTTGCTGAGAACGCACTCAGTAGAGTGGGAGCGCCGCATGATCGATGGCGCTACGGAGCTGACGATGAACGCGGTCAACTCAATGAGCGGCACCTCCATGTCGGCTGTCTTTGGTTCCGTTGTAGAAGAGACCCTGCGCATCTATGCGGGTGTGCGACGCAGTGTGCAGGGGATAGAGGCGGCCTACGTGGCATCGCGCGGCAAGGACGACCACCACGtgcaggcggaggtggagcagcgcctgcaggagctgcgtaCGCTCTCCGAATCCGCCAACTACCTTTCGGCGCGTCTACCCGTACTGTATCGTGAGCCGTATCCGTGA
- a CDS encoding protein farnesyltransferase alpha subunit, putative (TriTrypDB/GeneDB-style sysID: LpmP.29.1960), giving the protein MSRSNRSSSSSSSSLSSWVSASSAYSQSSKDGEWLYQLACVEAFVPLVADVTPADESSHALPEHPVAKIHYSPNFSFIYGVYRSLRDQLDYTPILPAHGEQCGSGELPPVIHAIHTSAARWFLLLAFALRQCTSNYTVWKDRRDVLMSPAVLEQATRDALPAFPVPEAILSCTASEAEKQEALRKLDEQQKKLRLTSQHWLPARADILWEGRPSPWRAVHWELAAVGCFTRLYHKNFQVWHHRRELLTYALQQTPSYVRCSADAAAADGKPEQQAEDSSPLVPALASEATLSDYLRRHAGLDFSAIDERPTLRAVLCNEDGKNYHAWLHLSWYLQAFSFLLTPPSREALEEHAIKLTGAVDDQESYFTPHPGWITASESAAPAALSPTLPPSPLTEELQFTAQLIYQDCRNNSVWCHRFVLLREALFRRLWRQLCSDRYTSTVGTLPTNTNWQRTARIVCAVEMNYSLQWLYVDPTNEAAYTHTRSVALLFHILTTRQHVWAAEHARTDGSEELQRYLADAPLLTPVALTNSELSANADAGTVCPFTELLHLLRDRQRCVPWDTYVESFGLLRYMQRVLHTVISARVTELEEQAARILRLAVASDAITSPGQEPKPQAIAALAPLYERSSQYMLDSFHQVDSAQYLVCQAILEEMWLTYMDAAQRRRVRQLRPSEAYREGLLSEWLRPCPWGGPEKSAADVGKLKDRQDAVVLNFLAYEAAALSKAKQLTMADPIRLKYWKREALNIMCRVYGTAA; this is encoded by the coding sequence ATGTCGCGTTCCaaccgctcctcctcctcctcctcgtcatcgctATCGTCGTGGGTGTCTGCTTCCTCCGCCTACTCACAGAGCTCCAAGGATGGGGAGTGGCTCTATCAGCTCGCCTGCGTCGAGGCCTTCGTACCGCTTGTCGCGGACGTAACACCAGCGGACGAGAGTTCACATGCCTTGCCAGAGCACCCCGTCGCGAAGATTCACTACTCACCAAACTTCAGCTTCATCTACGGCGTCTACCGCTCCCTTCGAGATCAACTGGACTACACCCCAATTCTCCCCGCCCACGGTGAGCAATGCGGAAGTGGTGAGCTGCCACCTGTAATTCACGCCATTCACACCTCAGCGGCACGCTGGTTTCTTCTGCTGGCGTTTGCGCTTCGTCAATGCACCTCCAACTACACCGTTTGGAAAGATCGACGTGATGTGCTCATGTCCCCTGCAGTGTTGGAGCAAGCGACCCGCGATGCGCTGCCGGCATTTCCGGTGCCGGAGGCCATCCTCTCCTGCACTGCCTCGGAAGCGGAGAAgcaagaggcgctgcgtaAACTGGACGAACAGCAGAAGAAGTTGAGACTGACGTCGCAGCACTGGCTCCCCGCGCGCGCCGACATTCTGTGGGAAGGTCGACCGAGCCCGTGGCGTGCGGTGCATTGGGAATTGGCAGCGGTCGGCTGCTTCACACGGCTGTACCACAAGAACTTCCAGGTGTGGCATCATCGAAGGGAACTGCTGACGTACGCACTCCAGCAGACCCCTTCTTATGTCCGGTGCAGTgcggacgccgccgccgccgatggaAAGCCGGAGCAACAAGCGGAGGACAGCAGTCCGCTTGTGCCCGCATTGGCAAGTGAGGCAACCCTTAGCGATTACCTGCGTCGCCACGCCGGCCTTGATTTTTCTGCCATTGACGAACGGCCGACGCTGAGGGCAGTGCTATGCAATGAGGATGGGAAGAACTACCACGCCTGGCTGCACCTGTCTTGGTACCTGCAGGCATTCTCCTTCCTGCTGACGCCTCCGTCGCGGGAGGCTCTGGAGGAGCACGCGATAAAACTTACGGGAGCTGTAGACGACCAGGAGTCGTACTTTACACCGCACCCCGGCTGGATCACTGCCTCGGAGAGcgccgcgccggcggcgctctCACCCACCCTACCGCCGAGTCCCCTCACTGAGGAGCTGCAGTTCACGGCGCAGCTTATCTATCAAGACTGCCGCAACAACTCAGTCTGGTGTCACCGCTTTGTTCTCTTGAGGGAAGCTCTGTTCCGTCGCCTCTGGCGGCAACTCTGCTCTGACCGTTACACGAGTACTGTTGGCACACTCCCAACCAACACGAACTGGCAGCGCACTGCGCGAATCGTTTGTGCAGTGGAGATGAATTACTCCCTGCAGTGGCTGTATGTGGATCCAACGAACGAGGCCgcctacacccacacccggtccgttgccctcctcttccataTACTCACCACGCGGCAGCATGTTTGGGCGGCAGAGCACGCCAGAACGGACGGCAGTGAGGAACTTCAGCGCTACCTCGCCGATGCCCCTCTGCTCACCCCGGTCGCACTCACGAACTCTGAGCTGTCCGCCAACGCCGACGCCGGCACCGTCTGCCCCTTCACGGAACTCCTGCATCTCCTCCGTGACCGCCAACGCTGTGTTCCGTGGGATACCTACGTGGAGAGCTTTGGACTGCTGCGGTACATGCAGCGGGTCCTGCACACTGTCATTTCGGCTCGAGTTAccgagctggaggagcaggcggcgcgcATCTTGCGCTTGGCGGTGGCTAGCGACGCGATAACCTCACCTGGGCAAGAACCCAAGCCGCAGGCGATTGCCGCGCTAGCCCCTCTCTACGAGCGCAGCTCTCAGTACATGCTAGATAGCTTTCACCAAGTCGACAGTGCGCAGTACTTGGTCTGCCAAGCGATTCTGGAAGAAATGTGGCTGACGTACATGGAcgcggcacagcggcgccgggtGCGGCAGCTTCGCCCGTCGGAGGCGTACCGTGAGGGTCTCCTGTCAGAGTGGCTGAGACCGTGTCCGTGGGGTGGGCCGGAGAAGAGCGCAGCGGACGTTGGCAAGCTGAAAGACCGCCAGGATGCTGTCGTCCTCAACTTCCTCGCCTACGAGGCTGCCGCGCTAAGcaaggcgaagcagctgaCGATGGCCGACCCGATCCGTCTCAAGTATTGGAAGCGCGAGGCCCTAAACATTATGTGCCGCGTCTACGGCACGGCTGCCTGA